A single genomic interval of Polaribacter vadi harbors:
- the lptB gene encoding LPS export ABC transporter ATP-binding protein, whose translation MILRAENIEKIYGSRKVVQGISLEVQQGEIIGLLGPNGAGKTTSFYMIVGMVKPNHGKIFLNDIEITNDAMYKRAQKGIGYLAQEASVFRKLSVEDNIMSVLQFTGLSKKEQKIKLESLIEEFNIGHVRKNRGDLLSGGERRRTEIARCLASDPNFILLDEPFAGVDPIAVEDIQSIVAQLKNKNIGILITDHDVQATLAITDKTYLMYNGSILKEGTPEELAADEMVRKVYLGKDFELKKRKFF comes from the coding sequence ATGATTTTAAGAGCAGAGAATATCGAGAAAATTTACGGTTCAAGAAAAGTAGTTCAAGGTATTTCTTTAGAAGTTCAGCAAGGAGAAATTATTGGACTTTTAGGACCAAATGGCGCTGGAAAAACAACTTCTTTTTATATGATTGTTGGAATGGTAAAACCTAATCATGGTAAAATTTTCTTGAATGATATAGAAATTACCAATGATGCCATGTATAAACGTGCTCAAAAAGGAATTGGTTATTTAGCACAAGAAGCTTCTGTTTTTAGAAAATTATCTGTGGAAGATAATATTATGTCTGTGTTACAATTTACTGGTTTATCCAAAAAAGAGCAAAAAATTAAATTAGAATCGTTGATTGAAGAGTTTAATATTGGGCATGTTCGTAAAAACAGAGGAGATTTATTATCTGGAGGAGAAAGAAGAAGAACAGAAATTGCACGTTGTTTAGCTTCTGACCCAAATTTTATTTTATTAGATGAGCCTTTTGCAGGTGTAGACCCAATTGCTGTAGAAGATATACAAAGTATTGTTGCACAGTTAAAAAACAAAAATATTGGTATTTTAATTACAGATCATGATGTGCAAGCAACGCTGGCAATTACAGATAAAACTTATTTAATGTATAATGGAAGTATCTTAAAAGAAGGAACTCCAGAAGAATTAGCTGCAGATGAAATGGTGCGTAAAGTATATTTAGGAAAGGATTTTGAATTGAAAAAAAGGAAATTTTTTTAG
- a CDS encoding carboxymuconolactone decarboxylase family protein produces the protein MPTNVKEFNEYRAKMNEKILASDNKVIKRIYNLDTNTFKAGHLPEKTKELLGLVASAVLRCDDCIAYHLETAFKNGVTKEEMMETMSIATLVGGTIVIPHLRRAVEFWELLENE, from the coding sequence ATGCCAACAAACGTTAAAGAATTTAATGAGTATCGTGCTAAAATGAATGAAAAAATTTTAGCTTCAGATAATAAAGTTATCAAAAGAATATATAATTTAGATACCAATACATTTAAAGCTGGTCATCTTCCAGAAAAAACCAAAGAACTTTTAGGTTTAGTCGCTTCTGCAGTTTTAAGATGTGATGATTGTATTGCCTATCATTTAGAAACTGCATTTAAAAATGGGGTTACTAAAGAAGAAATGATGGAAACAATGTCCATAGCAACTTTGGTTGGAGGTACCATTGTAATTCCACATTTAAGAAGAGCTGTAGAGTTTTGGGAACTTCTTGAAAATGAGTAA
- a CDS encoding KpsF/GutQ family sugar-phosphate isomerase, with the protein MKNQSSIITNAKKTILAESNAIANLANFINIDFENAVKYIYNFKGRVIVTGIGKSANIATKIVATFNSTGTPAIFMHAADAIHGDLGNVLEDDVVICISKSGNTPEIKVLVPLIKNYGNKIIAITGNIDSFLGKNADFTLNTYVEKEACPNNLAPTTSTTAQLVMGDALAVCLLELKGFTSKDFAKYHPGGALGKRLYLRVSDLIEKNDLPQVSENDTIAKVIVEISEKRLGVTAVVKDKKVIGIITDGDIRRMLSKTTKIDDFVAKDIMGKNPKTIHKDAMAVEALDTMENNSITQILAVDDANNYVGVVHLHDLIKEGIF; encoded by the coding sequence TTGAAAAATCAATCTTCAATTATTACAAACGCAAAAAAAACAATTTTAGCAGAAAGTAATGCTATTGCTAATTTAGCAAATTTTATTAATATAGATTTTGAAAATGCTGTAAAATATATTTATAATTTTAAAGGAAGAGTTATTGTTACAGGAATTGGTAAAAGTGCCAATATTGCTACTAAAATTGTGGCAACTTTTAATTCTACAGGAACTCCAGCTATTTTTATGCATGCAGCAGATGCCATTCATGGAGATTTAGGAAATGTGTTAGAAGATGATGTTGTAATTTGTATCTCTAAAAGTGGCAATACTCCAGAAATAAAAGTATTAGTTCCGTTGATAAAAAATTACGGAAATAAAATTATTGCAATTACAGGAAATATAGATTCTTTTTTAGGTAAGAATGCAGATTTTACCTTAAATACTTATGTTGAAAAAGAAGCTTGTCCTAATAATTTAGCACCTACTACAAGTACAACTGCGCAATTAGTTATGGGAGATGCTTTGGCAGTTTGTTTATTAGAACTTAAAGGATTTACAAGTAAAGATTTTGCAAAATATCATCCAGGAGGAGCTTTAGGAAAACGTTTATACTTAAGAGTTTCAGATTTAATTGAAAAAAATGATCTTCCTCAAGTTTCTGAAAATGATACAATTGCTAAGGTAATTGTAGAAATTTCAGAAAAACGTTTAGGAGTTACTGCTGTTGTAAAAGACAAAAAAGTTATTGGTATTATTACTGATGGTGATATTAGACGAATGTTAAGTAAAACTACAAAAATAGACGATTTTGTAGCCAAAGACATTATGGGTAAAAACCCAAAAACAATTCATAAAGACGCAATGGCTGTTGAAGCATTAGATACTATGGAAAATAATTCCATTACTCAAATTTTAGCTGTAGATGATGCCAATAATTATGTAGGAGTTGTACATTTACACGATTTAATTAAAGAAGGTATTTTTTAA
- a CDS encoding ATP-dependent DNA helicase RecQ, giving the protein MDLHSPLKKFFGFNKFKGLQEEVIRSIVNNNNTFVIMPTGGGKSLCYQLPALMAEGTAIVVSPLIALMKNQVDAIRGISEHHGVAHVLNSSLNKTDVAQVKEDIASGITKLLYVAPESLIKEEYVSFLRTQKISFVAIDEAHCISEWGHDFRPEYRNLKHIIKAIDNVPIICLTATATEKVQEDILKTLGITDANRFKASFNRANLFYEIRPKTEDVQKDIIRFVKQREGKSGIIYCLSRKKVEEIAQVLQVNGVKAVPYHAGLDAKTRVKHQDMFLMEDCDVVVATIAFGMGIDKPDVRFVIHHDIPKSLESYYQETGRAGRDDGEGYCLAFYAYKDIEKLEKFMASKPIAEQEIGHALLQEVVGYAETSMNRRKYLLHYFGEDFDEVNGLGADMDDNSRNPKKKHEAKDNVVLLLKVVRDTLQKYKSKEVVNTIIGKENALLTSHKTHLLPYFGIGKDKNAAYWMALIRQVLVVNFIKKEIEQYGVIKLTKKGENFIKNPTSFLMTEDHIYNEENDQAIVTNAKSSGGVADEKLVSLLKNLRKKVAIKQGVPPFAVFQDPSLDDMALKYPITLTELATVHGVGEGKARKFGKDFIQLITNYVDENDILRPDDLIVKSTGVNSGLKLSIIQNTDKKLPLDDIAKSKGLEMNELIKEMEVIIFSGTKLNIDYALDDLLDEDQQEEIHEYFMEAETDDIEEALSEFDGDYDEDELRLMRIKFFNEVGN; this is encoded by the coding sequence ATGGATTTACATAGTCCTCTTAAAAAGTTTTTTGGTTTTAATAAATTCAAAGGACTGCAAGAAGAAGTCATAAGAAGTATTGTTAACAATAATAATACTTTTGTAATAATGCCAACAGGTGGAGGCAAATCTTTATGTTATCAATTACCAGCTTTAATGGCAGAAGGAACAGCAATTGTGGTTTCTCCATTAATTGCATTGATGAAAAATCAAGTAGATGCCATTAGAGGTATCTCTGAACATCATGGAGTTGCACATGTTTTAAACTCTTCTTTAAATAAAACGGATGTTGCTCAAGTAAAGGAAGATATTGCAAGTGGTATCACAAAATTGCTCTATGTTGCTCCAGAATCTTTAATTAAAGAAGAATATGTTTCTTTTTTAAGAACCCAAAAAATTTCTTTTGTGGCTATTGATGAAGCACATTGTATTTCTGAATGGGGGCATGATTTTAGACCAGAATATAGAAATTTAAAACATATTATTAAAGCAATAGATAATGTGCCTATTATATGTTTAACTGCAACTGCAACAGAAAAAGTGCAAGAAGATATTCTAAAAACTTTAGGAATTACAGATGCAAACAGGTTTAAAGCTTCTTTTAATAGAGCTAATTTATTTTATGAGATAAGACCAAAAACAGAAGATGTTCAAAAAGATATTATTCGTTTTGTAAAACAACGAGAAGGAAAATCTGGAATTATTTACTGTTTAAGTCGTAAAAAAGTAGAAGAAATTGCCCAAGTTTTACAAGTAAATGGTGTAAAAGCTGTTCCTTATCATGCAGGTTTAGATGCTAAAACACGTGTAAAACATCAAGATATGTTTTTGATGGAAGATTGTGATGTTGTAGTAGCAACCATTGCTTTTGGGATGGGAATTGACAAGCCAGATGTTCGTTTTGTAATTCATCATGACATTCCTAAAAGTTTAGAAAGTTATTATCAAGAAACGGGTAGAGCAGGAAGAGATGATGGAGAAGGTTATTGTTTAGCTTTTTATGCTTATAAAGACATTGAAAAGTTAGAGAAATTTATGGCTAGCAAACCTATTGCAGAACAAGAAATTGGACATGCATTGTTACAAGAAGTTGTTGGTTATGCAGAAACTTCCATGAACAGACGTAAGTATTTATTGCATTATTTTGGTGAAGATTTTGATGAAGTGAATGGACTTGGAGCTGATATGGATGATAATTCTAGAAATCCAAAGAAAAAGCATGAGGCTAAAGATAATGTTGTATTACTTTTAAAAGTAGTAAGAGATACACTACAAAAGTATAAATCTAAAGAGGTTGTAAATACAATTATAGGTAAAGAAAATGCTTTATTAACATCTCACAAAACACATTTATTACCTTATTTTGGAATTGGTAAAGACAAAAATGCTGCATATTGGATGGCTTTAATTCGCCAAGTTTTGGTCGTAAATTTTATCAAAAAAGAAATAGAACAATATGGAGTTATAAAATTAACAAAAAAAGGAGAAAATTTTATTAAAAATCCTACTTCTTTTTTAATGACAGAAGATCATATTTATAATGAAGAAAATGATCAAGCAATTGTTACCAATGCAAAATCTTCTGGTGGTGTTGCTGATGAAAAATTAGTTAGTCTTTTAAAGAATTTGCGTAAAAAAGTAGCTATAAAGCAAGGAGTACCTCCATTTGCCGTTTTTCAAGATCCTTCTTTAGATGATATGGCTTTAAAATACCCAATAACTTTAACAGAATTAGCGACTGTTCATGGAGTAGGAGAAGGGAAAGCAAGAAAATTTGGTAAAGATTTTATACAACTTATTACAAATTATGTTGATGAAAACGATATTTTAAGACCAGATGATTTAATTGTAAAAAGTACAGGTGTAAATTCAGGTTTAAAACTATCAATTATTCAAAATACAGATAAGAAATTACCTTTAGATGATATTGCAAAATCCAAAGGTTTGGAAATGAATGAGTTGATTAAAGAAATGGAAGTTATCATTTTTTCTGGAACCAAACTAAATATCGATTATGCTTTAGATGATTTATTAGATGAAGATCAACAAGAAGAAATTCACGAATATTTTATGGAAGCTGAAACCGATGATATTGAGGAAGCTTTAAGTGAATTTGATGGGGATTATGATGA
- the tatC gene encoding twin-arginine translocase subunit TatC produces MAKQQKEMSFLGHLEELRWHLVRSAGAVFIFAVVFFIFAEEVYNHFLLAHLKPDFITYQIFCEFFNLFGMDSDFCVVNFNEKKLQSIKVTSQLMNSIWSSFILGIVVAFPYLLWELWRFIAPGLTEKEVSKSRGFIFIASLLFFIGVLFSFYVIAPISINFLYNYQITDAIENSFTLESHISLVTNMLLGVSVLFELPVLIYFLTKIGLITPEFLKKYRKHSLVVVLVLAAVITPPDVASQIVVAIPILILYEISIKVSQRVIKNQEKNANKR; encoded by the coding sequence ATGGCTAAACAACAAAAAGAAATGTCTTTTTTAGGGCATTTAGAAGAATTAAGATGGCATTTAGTAAGAAGTGCAGGAGCAGTTTTTATTTTTGCTGTTGTATTTTTTATTTTTGCAGAAGAAGTGTATAATCATTTTTTATTAGCACACTTAAAACCAGATTTTATTACCTATCAAATATTTTGTGAGTTTTTCAATTTATTTGGCATGGATAGTGATTTTTGTGTTGTTAATTTTAATGAAAAAAAATTACAGAGTATTAAAGTTACATCGCAATTAATGAATTCTATTTGGTCTTCATTCATATTAGGAATTGTGGTTGCTTTTCCTTATTTGCTTTGGGAACTTTGGCGTTTTATTGCTCCAGGTTTAACCGAAAAAGAAGTATCAAAATCTAGAGGTTTTATTTTTATTGCATCTTTATTATTCTTTATTGGAGTTTTATTTAGTTTTTATGTTATTGCACCAATATCTATTAATTTTTTATACAATTACCAAATTACAGATGCTATTGAAAACAGCTTTACACTAGAATCTCATATAAGCCTTGTAACCAATATGTTACTAGGGGTTTCAGTTTTATTTGAATTGCCTGTTTTAATTTATTTTTTAACTAAAATAGGTTTAATAACACCCGAATTTTTAAAGAAATATAGAAAACATTCTTTGGTTGTAGTTTTAGTGTTAGCTGCAGTTATTACGCCTCCTGATGTTGCAAGTCAAATTGTGGTAGCAATTCCTATTCTTATTTTATATGAAATAAGTATAAAAGTATCTCAAAGAGTTATCAAAAATCAAGAAAAAAATGCCAACAAACGTTAA